A single Salvelinus sp. IW2-2015 unplaced genomic scaffold, ASM291031v2 Un_scaffold2608, whole genome shotgun sequence DNA region contains:
- the LOC112074376 gene encoding dnaJ homolog subfamily A member 3, mitochondrial-like translates to MNSYSYGDHYVHIKIRVPKKLTRRQRSLLLSYAEEETDVEGTVNGLTATTTGGGRSGQHSEFGAGQDRTEEKKKEEEEEGILSKIKKIFS, encoded by the exons ATGAACAGCTATAGTTATGGAGATCACTACGTTCACATCAAGATCAGAGTACCTaa GAAGTTAACCCGTCGACAGCGCTCCCTGCTCCTGAGTTACGCAGAGGAAGAGACTGACGTGGAGGGGACTGTCAACGGACTCACTGCTACTACCACAG gtgggggcAGGAGTGGTCAGCACTCTGAGTTTggggcaggacaggacagaacagaggagaagaagaaagaagaagaggaggagggcatcctttccaaaataaagaaaatctttAGCTGA